One Algoriphagus sp. Y33 genomic window, CCATTAGTTTATGTCACTTCCTATTCAGACCCTACCATTATAGAGAGAGCAAAGCGGATAAATCCGGCAGGCTTTATCGTGAAACCGTTCAATACAAATGACATTCATGCCATCGTAGAGATTGTTCTTTATAACAAGCGGACAAAGCTGGCAACTGACGTAGCTGCGGCTGTCCCTACGAATGACAACCCTTACCTAGTAACCGACGCTGTCTTCATCAAAGCCGACAGTTCTTTTGAACGAGTTCCTTATGATGACATCTATTATGTGGAGGCCAATGGGAATATGGTCACCGTCTACACAAAGAAAAGAGAATTTAACATCCGCAAATCGATGAAGGAAATAGAGGAGACACTTCCTTCCCAGTTATTTCTACGGGTACAAAAATCATATATTGTCCACTTAGGACAAATAGAGAGTTTCAGTACAAAAGAAATA contains:
- a CDS encoding LytTR family DNA-binding domain-containing protein — encoded protein: MKEERILIVEDDISIAENIQEILELLGYVNTDIANSANQCIKIIKKYRPDLIFMDIKLKGDKDGIELGEILKKMVDAPLVYVTSYSDPTIIERAKRINPAGFIVKPFNTNDIHAIVEIVLYNKRTKLATDVAAAVPTNDNPYLVTDAVFIKADSSFERVPYDDIYYVEANGNMVTVYTKKREFNIRKSMKEIEETLPSQLFLRVQKSYIVHLGQIESFSTKEITLRSGATVQVGRQYYNSFLAKLSTITES